A stretch of DNA from Acidimicrobiales bacterium:
CGGGTTGCCGGGAAGGCCGAACACCGGACGGCCCTCGATGACCCCGAAGGCCAACGGCTTGGCCGGCCGGATGGCCACCTGCATCCATCGCATCGAGCCCGCGCTCAGCCGGTCGAGGACGACCTTCACGTAATCGAAGTCCCCCATGCTGACGCCCCCGCTGGCCACGACGGCGTCACAGGTCGGAAGCGCTGCTTCGACTGCCGACGTGATCGCCGCCTCATTGTCGGGGGCGATGCCGAGGTCCATCGGCACGCATCCGCTCCTGGCGAGCAGGGCCAGCAGAGCATGGCGGTTCGAGTCCCTGATCTGGCCGGGCTGGAGGTGCGCACCCCCCTCGACCAGCTCGTCGCCGGTGGACAGCACCCCCACCAGCGCCTGGGGGTACGCGGCCACGCTCGTGTGGCCGAGGGAGGCCACCACGCCCAGATGACCGGGGCCCAGGGCCGTGCGCGGCGGGAAGACCTCCTGGCCGGGAGCGATGTCGTCCCCGGGCAGCCGCAGGTGGTCGCCTGGACGCGCCGGCTGCTCGACGATCACCTCCGCCCCCTCGGTGTGGGTCCGCTCCACCATGACAATGGCGTCACAGCCGGGCGGGATGGGCGCGCCGGTCATGATGCGCATGGCCTGCCCAGCGCCGAGTGCCGCCGATGGGGCGGTCCCGGCAGCCACGGTGCCAACCACCGAGAGCCGCACCGGCGCTCCCTCGGTGTCGGCGGCCCGCACGGCGTACCCGTCCATCGCCGTGTTGGCGAAGGCGGGAACCGCCTCACGGGCGACGATCGCCTCCGAGCTGACGCAGCCCAGCGCCTTGTCGAGGGGGATCTGGCGTGGCACGAGCGGCGCGCATCCGT
This window harbors:
- the glp gene encoding gephyrin-like molybdotransferase Glp — translated: MIPLAMARQFVLDGCAPLVPRQIPLDKALGCVSSEAIVAREAVPAFANTAMDGYAVRAADTEGAPVRLSVVGTVAAGTAPSAALGAGQAMRIMTGAPIPPGCDAIVMVERTHTEGAEVIVEQPARPGDHLRLPGDDIAPGQEVFPPRTALGPGHLGVVASLGHTSVAAYPQALVGVLSTGDELVEGGAHLQPGQIRDSNRHALLALLARSGCVPMDLGIAPDNEAAITSAVEAALPTCDAVVASGGVSMGDFDYVKVVLDRLSAGSMRWMQVAIRPAKPLAFGVIEGRPVFGLPGNPVSSMVSFELFARPGLRAMMGHDQLDRVHVEAVADESLRRRPDGKLHLARVIATPRSDGRFHLRSAGGQASHQLSAMALANALALLPDGEGIDAGDCVTTMLLGEL